The following proteins are encoded in a genomic region of Saccharomyces mikatae IFO 1815 strain IFO1815 genome assembly, chromosome: 9:
- the MGA2 gene encoding Mga2p (similar to Saccharomyces cerevisiae MGA2 (YIR033W) and SPT23 (YKL020C); ancestral locus Anc_2.662) — MHQNSEFLTETPGSDPHISQLHSNSVMESQLLDDFLLNGSPIYQDDSMAHINIDEAANFQNFIKTDEADDSPNLLSFDEIGNNTHSNENVSTPLEDEMEGSRGLKKEEENEHGNKLFKENNMGSPAHDEIVFGRKETIHSVYINPLDYLKVNAAQLTLQVEVSGLPQVSRVENQLKLKVKVTSETPLSQNMVYLPSDSISREKFYLKKNIDEFSEEFRKNLLYINAFVLCAVSNRTTNVCTKCVKREQRRAARRKSGIADNLLWCNNINRRLVVFNNKQVFPIMKTFDNVKEFELTTRLVCYCRHHKANNGFVILFTITDWQNRLLGKYTTTPIMITDRKPANMDTNKFNNTTTSSRRQLTEEESTTEYYSTDNNQLSKDENMPFQYTYQHNPYDNGSQVSNIPFKDKNAPFQYSISQQTDLLQNNNLSLNLSLPNQHIPSPTSMSEEGSESFNYHRDNDNPVRTISLTNIEQQSQLNQRKRARNNLENDIGKPLFKHSFSNSISSVGNTINPSLHAMQDFAMKNNNTNNNNSLPSINRVIPSQGPINGGIEVTLLGCNFKDGLSVKFGANLALSTQCWSETTIVTYLPPAAYAGQVFVSITDTNSENNADDLPQEIEINDNKKAIFTYVDDTDRQLIELALQIVGLKMNGKLEDARNIAKRIVGNDSPDSGTNGSTGPSPNQHNVNMNTNVFYSDEVLIQKVIKSLNINSNISICDSLGRTLLHLACLKNYSSLVYTLIKKGARVNDIDSFGLTPLHFACISGDPKIIKMLLNCKVNYLLKSHNGLTAKEIFIANHVQAKDINKKQENRDNHNFVHNNNAYVNEVLSLFEVFQDGTKFTDNAETDSNYSISRKYSQSSFNSSLLDNESLNENLFENQSLVIPARMEIQHPTLQLFDNSSYSEYDQSDFEEDGDEDLFVTDELEQPGVESREKKSESLNTGPNTNVAGEDNGSTSLWNRVLHRINDDLPKYEDLFPLSWGKDDKSEAVNQDNIMEQSSNIENSENSEEDEYEEEEEFLKKQFNRFFQNKQNFQNDKMLIFFWIPLTLLLLTWFIMYKFGNQDNSINHISELISEYLRIALAKFLLGNERMKTAFKSKLSNLQTTRMLNDLIVS; from the coding sequence ATGCATCAGAACAGCGAGTTTTTAACAGAAACACCTGGAAGCGACCCTCACATATCTCAGTTGCACAGTAATAGCGTAATGGAGTCACAGCTTTTGGATGATTTCCTACTAAACGGGTCTCCCATATATCAGGATGACAGCATGGCCCATATTAATATTGATGAGGCTGctaattttcaaaattttatcaagaCAGATGAGGCTGATGATTCACCTAATCTACTCTCTTTCGACGAAATTGGAAACAATACTCATAGCAACGAAAATGTGTCTACTCCTCTGGAGGACGAAATGGAAGGTAGCAGAGGTTTaaagaaagaggaagagaaTGAGCACGGAAACAAgctttttaaagaaaataatatggGCAGTCCCGCTCATGATGAGATTGTATTTGGAAGAAAGGAGACGATTCACTCTGTCTATATAAATCCTTTGGACTATCTTAAAGTAAATGCGGCCCAGCTAACCTTGCAAGTAGAGGTCTCAGGTTTGCCACAAGTATCCAGAGTAGAGAATCAACTCAAACTGAAAGTGAAAGTTACATCAGAAACACCTTTAAGTCAAAATATGGTATATTTGCCAAGCGATTCCATTTCAAGGGAGAAATTCtacttgaagaaaaatattgatgaattttccGAAGAATTCAGGAAAAATCTCCTGTATATCAATGCATTTGTTCTATGTGCTGTAAGTAACAGAACGACAAATGTTTGTACAAAATGTGTGAAGAGAGAACAAAGAAGAGCCGCTAGAAGGAAGTCAGGTATCGCAGATAATCTATTATGgtgtaataatattaacaGAAGGTTAGTAGTattcaataataaacagGTTTTTCCtataatgaaaactttCGATAATGTTAAGGAGTTTGAATTAACTACCAGACTAGTTTGTTATTGCAGGCATCATAAGGCAAATAATGGCTTTGTCATATTATTCACCATAACTGATTGGCAAAATCGATTATTGGGTAAGTACACTACAACGCCCATTATGATCACGGATAGAAAACCAGCCAATATGGATACtaataaattcaataaCACCACCACTTCGTCTAGAAGGCAAttaacagaagaagaatctaCCACAGAATATTATTCAACCGATAACAATCAATTGagtaaagatgaaaatatgCCGTTTCAATATACTTATCAGCACAATCCATATGACAATGGTAGTCAGGTGAGTAATATTCCAtttaaagataaaaatgcACCTTTCCAATATTCCATTTCTCAACAGACAGACCTACTACAGAATAATAACTTATCACTCAACCTTTCTTTACCCAACCAACATATCCCATCACCAACATCTATGAGCGAGGAGGGCTCCGAGTCATTCAACTACCACCGTGATAACGATAACCCAGTCCGCACCATCTCCTTAACAAATATCGAACAGCAGAGTCAATTAAATCAACGGAAAAGGGCCCGCAACAATTTGGAGAATGACATCGGTAAACCTTTATTCAAGCATTCCTTCTCGAATTCAATAAGTTCAGTAGGTAACACGATAAATCCGTCCTTACATGCAATGCAAGATTTCGCaatgaaaaacaataatactaataataacaattcATTACCATCAATCAATCGTGTTATTCCCTCACAAGGACCAATCAACGGTGGTATTGAAGTTACTTTATTAGGTTGCAACTTCAAAGATGGCCTTTCCGTAAAGTTCGGCGCAAATCTTGCCCTTTCCACTCAATGCTGGAGTGAGACTACTATCGTTACCTATCTTCCTCCTGCAGCCTATGCAGGTCAGGTATTTGTTTCGATTACCGACACGAATAGTGAAAACAACGCTGACGACCTTCCCCAAGAAATTGAGatcaatgataataaaaaagcCATATTCACCTATGTTGACGATACTGATAGACAACTGATTGAATTAGCTTTGCAAATCGTGGGATTAAAGATGAATGGTAAATTAGAAGACGCAAGAAATATTGCCAAGAGAATTGTTGGTAATGACTCTCCTGATAGTGGTACAAATGGTAGCACGGGCCCCTCACCAAATCAACATAACGTGAATATGAATACTAATGTTTTTTACTCAGATGAAGTCTTGATACAAAAAGTTATAAAATCATTAAACATCAACTCCAATATTTCCATATGCGATTCTTTGGGAAGAACTTTATTACATCTCGCATGCTTAAAGAACTATTCAAGCCTGGTATACacactaataaaaaaaggtgCCCGTGTTAACGATATCGATTCCTTTGGGTTAACTCCCTTACACTTTGCATGCATAAGTGGTGACCCCAAAATTATTAAGATGCTATTAAATTGTAAAGTCAATTATTTGCTAAAGTCACACAACGGATTAACCGCAAAGGAAATATTCATAGCAAACCACGTCCAAGCAAAAGAcattaacaaaaaacaagaaaacagagACAATCATAACTTTGTTCATAATAATAACGCTTATGTCAACGAGGTATTGTCATTATTTGAAGTGTTTCAAGACGGTACAAAGTTTACTGACAACGCAGAAACAGACAGTAATTATTCTATTAGCAGAAAATATTCACAATCCAGTTTCAATTCAAGCCTGTTGGATAACGAATCTCTCAATGAAAACTTATTCGAAAACCAAAGCCTAGTAATTCCTGCTCGCATGGAAATTCAGCATCCTACCCTACAGCTATTTGACAATTCAAGTTATTCTGAGTACGATCAAagtgattttgaagaagatgggGATGAAGATTTGTTTGTTACTGATGAGTTAGAGCAACCAGGAGTTGAGAGtagggaaaaaaaaagcgaATCTCTTAATACTGGGCCTAACACGAATGTTGCGGGTGAGGATAATGGCAGTACGTCCCTCTGGAATAGAGTTTTACATCGTATTAATGATGACTTGCCAAAGTATGAGGATCTATTTCCACTATCCTGGGGAAAAGATGATAAGTCGGAAGCGGTAAATCAAGACAATATTATGGAACAGTCATCCAATATTGAAAACTCTGAGAACtcagaagaagacgaatatgaggaagaagaagagtttttgaaaaagcaatTTAATCgattttttcagaataaACAAAACTTCCAAAATGATAAGATGCTAATATTTTTCTGGATACCCTTGACATTACTACTTTTAACATGGTTCATCATGTACAAGTTTGGCAATCAAGATAATTCCATTAATCATATAAGTGAATTAATCTCAGAATACTTAAGAATTGCATTAGCAAAGTTCTTACTGGGAAACGAAAGGATGAAAACTGCATTCAAGTCGAAGTTGTCGAATCTGCAAACGACAAGAATGTTGAACGATTTAATTGTCAGTTAA
- the LYS1 gene encoding saccharopine dehydrogenase (NAD+, L-lysine-forming) (similar to Saccharomyces cerevisiae LYS1 (YIR034C); ancestral locus Anc_2.664), with protein MATGIFKNTSERDNEQVIFHPPGKMPSVTLHLRAETKPLEARAALTPTTVKKLIAKGFKIYVEDSPQSTFNINEYRQAGAIIVPAGSWKTAPRDRIIIGLKEMPETDTFPLVHEHIQFAHCYKNQAGWQNVLTRFIEGHGTLYDLEFLENDQGRRVAAFGFYAGFAGAALGVRDWAFKQTHSDDEDLPAVSPYPNEKALVKDVTRDYKEALATGARKPTVLIIGALGRCGSGAIDLLHKIGVPDANILKWDMKETSRGGPFEEIPQADIFINCIYLSKPIAPFTNMQELNNPNRRLRTVVDVSADTTNPHNPIPIYTVATVFNKPTVLVPTTAGPKLSVISIDHLPSLLPREASEFFAHDLLPSLEQLPQRETAPVWVRAKKLFDRHCARVRRSSRL; from the coding sequence ATGGCAACAGGTATTTTCAAGAATACTTCGGAAAGAGACAACGAACAAGTTATATTTCACCCACCTGGAAAAATGCCTTCCGTCACTTTACATTTGAGAGCTGAAACTAAGCCTCTAGAGGCACGTGCTGCCTTAACGCCCACTACAGTCAAGAAGCTAATAGCTAAGGGTTTCAAAATATACGTGGAAGATAGCCCACAATCAACTTTCAATATTAACGAATACCGTCAAGCAGGAGCCATTATAGTGCCTGCGGGTTCATGGAAGACCGCTCCACGCGACAGAATTATTATAGGTTTGAAGGAAATGCCTGAAACGGATACTTTCCCCCTAGTACACGAACACATTCAGTTTGCTCACTGTTACAAAAACCAAGCTGGGTGGCAGAATGTCCTTACCAGATTTATTGAGGGCCACGGTACTTTGTACGACCTGgagtttttggaaaatgacCAAGGTAGAAGAGTCGCTGCTTTTGGATTTTACGCTGGGTTTGCGGGTGCAGCCCTTGGTGTAAGAGACTGGGCATTCAAGCAAACACATTCTGACGATGAGGATTTGCCTGCAGTGTCGCCATACCCTAATGAAAAAGCATTGGTCAAAGATGTCACCAGGGATTATAAAGAGGCGTTGGCCACAGGTGCCAGAAAACCAACAGTGTTGATCATCGGTGCGTTAGGGAGATGTGGCTCTGGTGCCATCGATCTTTTACACAAAATTGGTGTTCCTGACGCTAACATATTAAAATGGGATATGAAAGAAACCTCTCGTGGTGGcccttttgaagaaattccACAAGCAGacatcttcatcaactGTATATATCTGTCAAAACCAATTGCTCCTTTCACTAACATGCAAGAACTAAATAACCCTAACAGAAGACTAAGGACTGTGGTGGACGTATCAGCAGATACTACCAACCCTCACAATCCAATCCCGATATACACTGTGGCCACTGTGTTTAACAAACCCACCGTTCTAGTACCCACCACTGCCGGACCCAAACTATCTGTTATCTCTATCGACCACTTGCCTTCTCTACTGCCAAGAGAAGCTTCAGAATTTTTCGCTCATGACCTTTTACCATCTTTAGAGCAATTGCCTCAAAGAGAGACCGCTCCTGTCTGGGTTAGGGCCAAGAAGTTGTTCGACAGACATTGTGCTCGTGTTAGAAGATCTTCAAGGTTATAG
- the NRE1 gene encoding sepiapterin reductase family protein (similar to Saccharomyces cerevisiae YIR035C; ancestral locus Anc_2.668), translating to MGKVILVTGVSRGIGKSIVDVLFSLDKEIVVYGVARSEAPLKKLKETYGDRFFYVVGDITDDSVLKQLVSTAVEGHGKIDSLVANAGVLEPVQNVNEIDVNAWRKLYDVNFFSIVSLVGIALPELKKTNGNVVFVSSDACNMYFSSWGAYGSSKAALNHFAMTLANEEKQVKAIAVAPGIVDTDMQVNIRENVGPSSMSAEQLKMFKGLKENNQLLDSSVPATVYAKLALRGIPEGVNGQYLSYNDPALKDFMP from the coding sequence ATGGGTAAAGTCATTTTAGTTACTGGTGTATCCAGAGGTATTGGTAAGTCCATCGTGGATGTCCTTTTTAGCTTGGACAAGGAGATAGTTGTATACGGCGTGGCCAGATCAGAGGCTccattgaagaagttgaaagaGACATATGGTGACAGGTTCTTCTACGTCGTTGGAGACATTACCGACGATTCAGTGTTGAAGCAATTGGTAAGCACCGCTGTTGAGGGCCATGGCAAGATCGATTCGTTGGTCGCCAATGCAGGTGTCCTAGAGCCCGTGCAAAATGTCAATGAGATTGACGTCAATGCCTGGAGAAAGCTGTATGAcgtcaatttttttagcaTCGTTTCTCTGGTTGGCATTGCGCTGCCTGAGTTGAAGAAGACCAACGGTAACGTAGTCTTCGTCAGTTCGGACGCTTGCAACATGTATTTCAGCAGTTGGGGTGCATACGGCTCCTCAAAGGCCGCTTTAAACCACTTTGCTATGACGTTAGCCAATGAGGAAAAGCAGGTCAAGGCGATTGCCGTGGCTCCAGGTATTGTGGACACAGACATGCAAGTAAACATCAGAGAGAACGTGGGACCATCTTCCATGAGCGCGGAGCAATTGAAGATGTTCAAGGGCTTAAAGGAGAACAACCAGTTGCTAGACAGCTCTGTGCCAGCGACAGTCTACGCCAAATTGGCTCTACGTGGTATTCCAGAGGGTGTTAATGGCCAGTATTTGAGTTACAACGACCCTGCCTTGAAGGACTTTATGCCTTGA
- the IRC24 gene encoding sepiapterin reductase family protein IRC24 (similar to Saccharomyces cerevisiae IRC24 (YIR036C)) — MGNVVLVTGASRGIGLQLVKTIMERDADCVVYGVARTEDSLQSLQKEYGADRFMYRACDITDRSQVAALVEEIRNKQGKLDSIIANAGMLEPVKSISQSTSECDINQWERLFDVNFFSIVTLVTLCLPLLKSSSKVSSIVFVSSGASVKPYNGWSAYGCSKAALNHFAMDIASEEPSDKVRTVCIAPGVVDTQMQKDIRETLGPQGMKPEALERFTQLYKTSSLLDPKVPATVLAQLALKGIPDALNGQYLRYNDDRLVPVQG; from the coding sequence ATGGGCAACGTAGTCTTGGTTACTGGTGCGTCTCGCGGGATAGGCCTGCAATTGGTGAAAACTATCATGGAGAGAGACGCTGACTGCGTGGTTTACGGTGTAGCAAGAACAGAAGATAGTCTGCAGTCTTTGCAAAAGGAATACGGCGCAGACAGGTTTATGTACCGTGCCTGTGACATTACGGACAGGTCACAGGTGGCAGCTCTGGTCGAAGAAATCCGAAACAAGCAGGGAAAATTGGATAGTATCATTGCGAATGCTGGAATGTTAGAACCGGTGAAGTCTATCTCCCAGTCCACCTCCGAGTGTGACATCAACCAGTGGGAACGGCTATTCGATGTGAACTTTTTTAGCATCGTCACTTTGGTGACGCTGTGTTTACCCCTGTTGAAGAGCTCGTCAAAAGTTAGCAGCATCGTCTTTGTCAGCTCTGGGGCCAGTGTGAAGCCATACAACGGATGGTCTGCATACGGCTGCTCCAAAGCCGCACTGAACCATTTTGCCATGGACATCGCTAGTGAAGAGCCCAGTGACAAGGTCCGCACAGTGTGTATTGCACCGGGCGTCGTGGACACGCAGATGCAAAAAGATATCAGAGAGACGTTGGGCCCTCAGGGTATGAAACCTGAGGCTCTCGAGAGATTTACTCAATTGTACAAGACCTCGTCGTTGTTAGATCCTAAAGTGCCCGCAACAGTGCTAGCGCAGCTTGCGCTGAAAGGTATTCCCGATGCTTTGAACGGCCAGTATCTCCGCTACAACGATGACCGGCTTGTGCCGGTGCAGGGCTAA
- the HYR1 gene encoding peroxiredoxin HYR1 (similar to Saccharomyces cerevisiae HYR1 (YIR037W) and GPX1 (YKL026C); ancestral locus Anc_2.670) codes for MSEFYKLAPIDKKGQPFPFDQLKGKVVLIVNVASKCGFTPQYKELEALYKRYKDEGLTIIGFPCNQFGHQEPGSDEEIAQFCQLNYGVTFPIMKKIDVNGNNEDPVYKFLKSQKSGMLGLRGIKWNFEKFLVDKKGKVHERYSSLTKPSSLSETIEALLKEVD; via the coding sequence atgTCAGAATTCTATAAGTTAGCTCCTATCGACAAAAAGGGTCAACCATTTCCATTCGACCAACTAAAGGGCAAAGTGGTTCTAATCGTTAACGTTGCTTCCAAATGTGGTTTCACCCCGCAGTACAAGGAACTAGAGGCGTTGTACAAACGTTACAAGGATGAGGGACTTACTATCATCGGGTTCCCATGCAATCAGTTTGGCCACCAAGAACCAGGttctgatgaagaaattgccCAATTTTGCCAATTGAACTATGGTGTTACTTTCCCCAtcatgaagaaaattgatgTCAATGGTAACAATGAGGATCCCGtttacaaatttttgaagagtCAAAAATCTGGTATGTTAGGCCTGAGAGGAATCAAAtggaattttgaaaaatttttggtcGATAAAAAGGGTAAAGTTCACGAAAGGTACTCTTCACTAACCAAACCTTCTTCGTTGTCTGAAACTATCGAAGcacttttgaaagaagttGACTAG
- the GTT1 gene encoding bifunctional glutathione transferase/peroxidase (similar to Saccharomyces cerevisiae GTT1 (YIR038C)), with product MSLPIIKVHWLDQSRAFRLLWLLDHLKLEYEIVPYKRDANFRAPPELKKIHPLGRSPLLEVQDRETGKKKILAESGFIFQYVLQHFDHSHVLMSEDSDISDQINYYLFYAEGSLQPPLMIEFILSKVKNSGMPFPISYLAGKIADKISQAYSSGEMKNQFDFVESEISKNNGYLVDGKLSGADILMSFPLQMAFERKFAAPEDYPSISKWLKTITSEESYATSKEKARALGSKF from the coding sequence ATGTCGTTGCCTATTATTAAAGTTCATTGGTTGGATCAATCCAGAGCATTCAGGCTCTTGTGGCTATTAGACCATTTGAAACTTGAATATGAAATTGTCCCTTATAAGAGAGATGCTAACTTTCGCGCTCCTCCagaattaaagaaaatccaCCCATTAGGTAGATCTCCATTGTTGGAAGTTCAAGACAGGGAAACTggtaagaaaaagatactTGCTGAATCCggtttcatttttcaatatgtTTTGCAACATTTTGATCATTCGCACGTTTTAATGAGCGAAGACTCTGATATTTCCGATCAAATTAACTACTATTTGTTTTATGCTGAAGGTTCCTTGCAACCACCTTTGATGATCGAAttcattctttcaaagGTGAAGAATTCTGGTATGCCCTTCCCCATTTCATATTTGGCAGGGAAAATAGCAGACAAGATCAGTCAGGCTTACTCTAGTggtgaaatgaaaaatcagTTTGACTTTGTGGAGAGCGagatttccaaaaataacGGCTACTTGGTTGATGGGAAATTGAGCGGTGCTGATATATTAATGTCCTTTCCCTTGCAGATGGCATTTGAGAGAAAGTTTGCCGCACCTGAAGATTATCCTTCAATTTCCAAATGGTTAAAAACTATAACATCCGAGGAGTCGTATGCTACTTCTAAGGAAAAGGCACGTGCTTTAGGTAGCAAATTCTAA